The genome window CACAGAAACAGATAACAATTTCTTGCAAGATGACCCGAACTTTGACGTGATGTTgcaattgaagatgaacaaTGGTCTAGATTTTCTCAATAATTTGGGAAGTAATCCTCTCGACGTCCAGAATGCGACCGGTGGTGGAGTTACCTCAGCTAATAAGAACGCCATTAGACAAGACGATATATGGAAAGAGATTGAGCCCGGGCATGCTCAGTATTTGAGTGGCGTATCTAGAGTCCCTACTGTCAATAGGGAGCTTGGTTACAACCCCAATCAGGAAGACGACGAGGATGATTTGGGTCCCATTGACGTTGAATTGAACTTTCAGTTGGATGACGTATTGACTGACAACGAATCAGAGGTGGCTAACTTAAGCACCGTTAACAGCGATCTTGGATTGAATTACGATCGTGAAGTACATCCTGAAATTGACTTGGGTATGCCTATTTTAGAAGAAATGGAAACTTCTAATCCCCAATTGGAActaatgaaaagaagattagGCCTCGACGATGAAGCTGAGTATGACGAGATGAGAAATTTTGATTCACTTGATGCTAACTCCAActcaagaaagagacaaaaaGTCTCCACAGATTGTTATCAGAGGCTTAAAGTGGATAGTTCCGTCAGTTTACTGACGGACACTTTACGTCATAACCACGAGAACTATGTTGAAATAATGAAAGACCTTCATGAtaaaagagcaagaaaGGCAAGGAACGACACATTAAATTGGaaatcattattttcaaatgaGTATCAGTCACCTTTAGTAATGAATATATACTCAGAAGTTTTCCAGGCCTTCAGTTCTCTCAATTTACAGCAGGGCAGGAGAGGAAGGACTATGCACTCAACAAATGATGGATCAAGATCAAGCAGTATATTAAGTTTAGAGCATGGACGTAGAATGGAATTCGGTGACCCTTCCAGCGGAACTGACAGTCATAGGTTTGACATCAATAATTTACCAGAGCAAGTTAATGAATATCCAGAAGATATGGATATTGCAATAGATGATCCTCAGTTTATAGAGCTTGACATTCCACCCTCTAGTTTCGGGAAACATAGTACCAGAAATCACACAGCAGACTCAGACAACTTGGAAAATTTAAGGTGGAATACCCAAAGGAGAGTAGCCTATAGAGGAGAAACAGGATCAGGAAGTTTTGTGGGAAACTCGGACTCCATAAGTCAAAACACTATCAGTAATACCCAACAGCAAATGTTAATCCACGATCGACAAACGGAAAAATTCTATCAATATATATCAGAAAGAGCAAGTGAAGTTGGTAAAATAGCAGTAGAATACAGTAGCTTTTCGAAGAAATTTCTATTTGAAGACATAATCCCCAGTAAACTTAGccaagaggaagatgaagaagttacACCTGTAACTAAAAGAATAGCTTGTAACGCTTTTATGTCTTTGTTGCAATTAGCAACATTAGGTAAGATAAAAATTGATCTGTACGATGTCAACCCTGAAGATCAGTTCGAAACATTAAACGGAGATGATATAGTAGTTTATTGTTAATTttatgtgtttttttatttcatttcgAGTTGATCATAAACTATTAAACTTTAATATATTACTTGTATTTCCATATGATTCAAAGACACGAATCCAATCTTAGAGATTATTGTTACAACACCGCTATATAGTAgctattcttctttttattacCTCTTAAGGTAAGACATTTATCCAGAACTTAACCGTTTCAGTCACATTTCTTACGTTGTTTCTAATGGAAAATATTACTCGATTTGTGCCCTCAGTTAACTTGATATCATATCTAGCCTTTTTCTCGTCAAATGCATCACCATTTAAGACAGGAATTGGGTTTACTCTGTCCTTGTTTACCACTACAATGGCAGGATTTTGTTCCGAGATTGGATATGCTAATTCTGAAATTATGGAAACTGAGTTTTGCTTGGGGGGTAGAGTGATCGAATAATCGCTATTCTCATGAGACAAAGAGCCATCTGTGAAGATATATTCGAACCACGTGATCTTGTTCATATCGTTATATAGACCCTTCAATGGTCGTATAGCCTGTTCATACAAGCTCCTGGACGAGGAAACCTGAATCTTCCTTATCAGATTGAAATAAAGAGGTTCTTTCTTCAGCTCAATGTTATGTTTCTTGATCACTGGAAGAATGTTGAACTTTAAAGGAATGGCAGGTTTTTCCACTTCAGCATTGTCTGTTTTTGAATCGCTATTGGCATTTGTCCGCGAAGGTCCAAGAAGGTAGTCTCTAGCCAACGGTCCACGATTGTATCCATTTCCTAAACCTTCCATGTGATTATACTCTTCGTTGgtctcatcatcatcagaTAAAATtggctcttcttcttccacctCTTGCACAAACTTCTTATATTCTATCTTATCATATTCAAGAGTAATTTCACCTTTCTCTCTTGCAGACTCTAATTCAGGGAAAAACTTCTTGCGAATCAAAACATTAAAGCATTTCAATAGCTTGGAAGCATCACTGTATATGGTAGTGTCTTCATCATTAAAAATCAAGGCGTTTTGGAACGTAATATTAACATCCGTTACGAAATCGTATATTTTGTGATAATAGCCATGTTCGAGATTGCTTTTCACCAAATTTAGGGAGTTTGGATGTTCAATCACTTCTTCATACTCTGGGTATTCATCTTTATCTACCAACTCGAGGAATGGTTCACAAATTTTAAGCGTATCATCCAGATTGCTGTTAGAACCGTTGTCCCCCGTTGAACCGTCGCCTTCTTCCAAAATGTTAGCCATCTTTCTATCTGTAACGTTAAGCAAGATATCCAATATATCCAATAAACGTTTTTTGACATCTTCGTTAACCAAATAGTTCTTCGTTGCATTCTTGACTTTTAGAACCTCGTTCTTGATAAAAAATACTACTTGTTGTGCGTTCTTCACGATCAAAGAGTCCGGATCGTTGTAAGAAAGACAGTTTTTGTAAATCAGTTCGCAATCAAGAAGGAACTTCGTTTCACCTCCGCTATACTCGTAGTCTCTGCTCTTGATCTCATTGATAGAAATTGGCTGGTCGATCTTGTAATAATATTGGGGGTGGAACTTTCTACTTGGcaatttgatgaaatgtTTAAATAAAGTCCTGTGTGCTTCTACCAAATTATCTAATGTGAAGGCAATGAACAAATTGAGCTTTGGAATGGTCCATTCTTGATCCACAATTAGCTCCTCGGTGGGATCTAAAGGATGAACGTAATCAACCTTAGGTAATGATCCGCTTCTTGGCCTTTTCCCAGGCGTGTATCTTGGGACATAATTACGTTTtgcctctttttcttcaccaacTTCCTCTGATCTGCTTCTCTTACTGCCCATTTTTCACTTTGTATTTCTCTATCTTTAAGTCTTGACCCTACAAAGCAAGATTTTGCGGACGCCAGTTCTCGTTTTCAccttcaattcttcctACAACTGTACTTTTTATATCTAATGCTAATGCTCTTTTTTGAATGTCTTTGTTTGTTAAATATCGTTATAACTGtttttaaatatattttacaaTAATAGGAAAGTAAGAACCCAGGCTTTATCGTAGACAATGATTCGATGTCATGCAACTTAACACAAGATACAGAATTAATCACTACCCAATCAACTAACGAAACTCACTCGCTAACTACAGTAATCAATACTGGTAGTATGTTGCTTTCGATAGAGTCAATCTATCGATGgttcatattttttttggacaATTAGGTTTGTATATCGGTGACTAGGGGTTTGTTATACGTTATGGTAAAGTTCTTTTTGAGCGTTTCGAAGTACTTCTCGTGGAATTGCTTCAAAGAGCATTTGACCTCATTCGTTATTTTGGATGTTGATGCTGGGGTTAGGGGAGGATTTGCCGATGATATGTTGTTGTTACGTGACTGAGATTGTGAAATTGGTCCGTTGATGGAACCGGAGTCAAGGTCGTGCGATGAGGCTACGATTCCACTATTGCTGATCATGCCAATGTCTATCAATTTGTCGTTAGTGCTATTTACAATTTCGGTTAACTCGCGCTCTCTCTGGCGAATGCTTTCCTTCTGCCGTTGCTCCATCTCATTGAAATCCAGCTGAGCCTGCGAACCATATCCGCTTTGTTCCTGCAACAACGGGTCAGATTCCTCGTCATGtccaaaacaacaactcAACACATTGCCCATTGcttgtgtatatataattcTTTGGTTTTAGCGACTCTGAGGCTACCCTTGCGCTGCTCTAGTTTACTGCCATATACcgttcttgttctttcttgttaAAAATGGTAGTGCGCCAGTTTTTAGCCTGTTCGCTATTTATGTGGAAGTGCTAGGACCAATATACCTGTATGAGGCGGGTAACAAAGATAGATACTGGCATTGGGAATGATCCGTAAACCCGTACACAACAGAGCTAACGATGTaaaaaagacaaaactGGTACAGAAGAAAGCGACAGGTTAACTAATTTCCTTTGGTTCCTTCTTGTGTCCATAATATTATGCCCAAGTAGGTACATCTGGTCCCAGATAAATAGCAACATTCCTCCCCGTTTTTCTGTCTCTTTTGGCATTCCATTTGAAAGTATAGTTAGTTAATATATATGGCTatcctctttcttcctctgaCATCtgaaaaactgaaaaatttctttCGATGCTGATTTAACATCTAAAATTGAGAGCCCAAATATGAAAGCAAGCAAGCTTGAAGAGTTGAAGTTCGGATAGAGAGGCGCTGTAGATTTGTAGCTATCACGAAATACACAAACCCAGTCATCAAATATGTCTTTATACAGGTGTGTTCCAGTGGTGCATGCATCCAGACAATTTAGCTCCAGTGCAGTTCGTACAGATTTCATGTCATGGTTcaagagaaacaagaataaagaCACATCCAGCACCACAGTTGTCAATGCTCAGCCAGAACTGCAAAAGGACACTAAAGAAGTGATAAACGAGATTGAGTCTGGGAAAACAACAGAAGTCAAGAGTTCTACGGTGACGAAATTGTCGTTGACTGACGACGACTTCATCGGTGTGGACATCACAACCaaggaaaaagagatacgttctttgaaattgaacaaCGTACCATTCAACGAATGGCTTTCTGAGGATAAGGTAAGCACAACAGAACAACTAGAACAAATTTTGTTGGAATGTTATCAAGAAACCTTCGGTGCTGTTCCTTCTGAAAAAAAGCTGAAAAAGCCCTTTGAAAGTTTAGTAGATAAATTCACCTACACCAAGCTTTTACAGTCTAAATCTGGCTATATCATTCCAGACTACCAACTCACAATGCTACAAACACCAGTCgaattcaaaaaatggTTTGAAACCAAGGTTTTGAGTGGTTCCCTTGccaaattcaaagaatcagaACCTAACGCAATTGACTTATCTAATGTGAAGTTCCCACCAAATGTGTACGTGGTGCCAGATATCAAACCATCCGtcaagaagcaaaaggttaagaagattttggaagaagtgaACGCCCTAGAAGCTCAACACGAAAGAGAAGCTATTGAAAAAGCTAAATCAGAAGCCtaatttcaaaaagaaaagaatataaaTCTTTCTCTcatgatcttcttctcttgcaTTTATGTCACAACGGGTGTACATTCTATTCCTGGATTTTGATTAAGACCCTTGAACCCTTGTATATAGACTCTAGTCAATGtgtatcaaaaaaaaatagcaGACAACgaatataataaaacaGTACAACgtatttacatatatttatataaatccattttttctaTGGGTGGAGATGGCCGTATTTTACATCAACGCTTTCTCGCTAAGGAAAATATAACAGCAATTGATGCTCCTAGTGCAAATATAACCGCCGGTAGCAACGTCTCATTAGAAATCCCTGGAATGAAATTGCTGGACTGTTTGGGATTGGCACGAGTATTTTTACTAAATCTATTCTGAATCAATTTTGTAACTGCTTCTTGTGGCACTGTTTCGAACTTATAATGCACTAACAAATCAATTTTATCTAAGTTCATGTTTTTGTGGACCAAAACGCAATCTATCAAATCCTGGTCATGCGTTATGCTGACGAgatcattttcatcatcaacgtAAAGgatatcaatttcatcagaGCTGCCTAGTTTTTCTCCAATTAATTCTAAAAGCTTGGAAACACCTTCAATAGGTCTTAAAGATACTCTGTGGGTGCGGTTATTGCTTAACGATTTGAATTTAAATGACTGTAAAGCGGTCCGAATATCTGTTTGTGAGGTGATATGACTGCTTCCAACTAAAGAGCTGGCCTCTTCGTTAACAAAAGATACCGAGTCATTTAGATGCATGCTATTTTCAAGCTGGAATTGATCTAATTCTGTTTGTGAAATTTCTGGAGGACCATTACTGAAAATACTTTCTGAATGTACAGAAGAAGTGTCCGTCATTAGATCAAAACCGTTCCAGAATTTATTCCATGCAGGGCCGGCTACAGGGCTCTTGTTTGGGGTATTTGGCATACTGCTCTTTTGGGATTGTGAAGTCATTGATTCCCCATCTGATATCAAATGAATCTGAGATAACGTTGCATATGTAAGCTTaagaacttcaacaatCCCTACAATTTCTCCGTCATCAACAACTGgcaaattcaaataatgTCCATCAAACATTTTACGCAAGGCGTGCTGAATACTCATCGTCTTTGGGGCTACGTCGGGCTGTGGGGTCATAACCCTAATGACACTGACGGTTCTTGGATCTAACCCAGCAGCAATAACTCTTAAGACGACATCTTTTGACGTAAAGATACCCGATACGTCATTGAGTTCGTTTTTCACTAAAACTGCAGTTGTGTGGTTTTCCTTCATTAGTAATGCTGCTTCTTGAACACTAGTCTTAACATTTACGTAAGAGGGAACCGTACTTTCATCTTGTAAAACTGTTTCCAATGTTGGTCCATTCATGACTGATTTCAAATGTTCAAAATACTTAACCACTTCAAAAGGTTGGTTGCCTCCTGAAAAACCGCCCATTTCATTACTGATGGAATTGAAAGCATCGTGtaatttctttgaatggTCGTACATCCTTTCCAACTTTTCCATCGCCTCCTGGTAACACTTAGTAATATCTAAGACACCAATGATAGCGTGGGAATCTGCATCGATAACAGGTAAGTGTCTGAAGCCTCGTTCAACCATCAAATTAAGAGCCTCTGACGCGAGAGTATCAGATGTGGCGCACAATGGGTGTGGAGTCATGATTTGGTCGATGGTAATACTAGAGGACTTCAGACCAGCTCCAACAACGCGGAATGCAAGGTCCTTTGCAGTAAAGATACCTAGCAAGGCACCTGTAACAGCAGAATCTTCTTCCGTGTTATCATGATCATCGTAGTCAACCACAAGAATACagttttctcttctggCACTCATCAGTTGCGCCGCTTCATAAACGGTAGTAGATGGTTTACAGATCACCGGTTCAGTTGGGTACAAAGACAACACGGTTCCTGGTCCCGATGGAGACTTGCCCTTTTTCATCGAGTGCGGGCTCTTTTTGGTAGCAGCATTAGCAGCAGATTTCCccgatttcttcttggatagATCATTTTCTAGCTTCCTTCTGATAGCCTCATCTCTCTTGGTTTGGCGCTTTCTTGATTCGCTAACACCGGAGTTTGGAGGGATTGAGCTTTCTTGCTGGGATCTCTTTATTGGAGACTTGGGTGTTGACATTTTCGGAGCGTAGAATCAATGAAGTCTTGCCCTACTATCAATATACACCAATTTTTCGTCGATATTTACCAATTACACACTATCATTCCACATATACCAAGTGCCACTTTTTCAGCCAAACGCTTGTCCATCTCTGTAAATTCTTGAATATCGAGCTAACTATTGTGCAAAGGGCCATCGGTGATACGTCGCCAGAAAATGTGATTTGTTTACCTTTAGCCGAAAAGGGTattgtcacgtgactttgATCTGGGGTTCATTCTTTACTTCAACAAtggagttgaagaaaaagggtCCTAAAAAGGAGAGAGGAAATGCACTTTTCAGTTAGAGTTAACGGTCGatagaaaaagaaatattatgAAAATGGCACGGAAACAAGAATAGAATCAAAATGTATGTCTGATATTCCTTCCCAAGCTGGTTTTGTAGAGAACAAAGCCGCGTATATGCTATGTTACTGTTGATTCGatttataaaaaaaatacaaaatataaaaaaaataaggtTTATTATCTCAAGAGCCTATGGCTTAAGCTTAGCAAGCCCACACAGAATGCGATAAATGGCCCAGCTATTTGACCAGGAAAAGTTACATAACTTATTTAATGAGATACGACCGTGTATGGATTTATGCTTATTGTAGCCCCAGGAAACACCAGCCGGAGTCCTATtatatctctctctctctcacTCACCCCCATAGCGCCATGTTTGagtttctctctttttttattgtcatgatgtactttttttgtggagaaaaaggaaataaaaaaaggaaaagaaaatagcCGCCGATCCACAAACAGAGAAGTTCAGTGAATGGAAGGTTTATTAGACTGTTATTGTGTTACCTTTAGATTGCactattttgtttttcaccGCTTATTTTTTGGATTTATATTTAAGGGcctctttgtttttgaacacAATAAAGCGAAGTATGACTTTTATAAGTGGAACTTggatttgaaaagagataaTACATAAGGTAATAAAACGGTATACGCAGTTTTAACAAAGATCCCAGGGCTTTGTGAATCGTAACAGTGAAATATCACGATGTTAAAATGTGTATTTAAGACGATAGCGCTTTTGTCGGTGTTGACCAAGGCTCAATTTGAGCAAGAACTTTCTCAATGCCAGGAGCTTGAGGCTAAGATGGAAGGTTTAGATCTTTCCAAATGTTCTGTTGGCTTGGAGGAATGTATCTTGGGTGCGTTTGATGCTGGAGCTCAAGGATGTAATTCATGCATTAAGGTTTCTGGTGATTTCCAACAGGAGTCCAATTGTGGGTGCATTGAGTGCATTGTTTCTGCTTTGAACTCCAAGTGCTTGGCCTCTCATTGTGTGGCTGATGGTAAGAACACGGTTattctaaaaaaaatgaacgAACAATTGCACAAAAGTAATGGGTTATCAAACGCTGGTACAGGTGCTGGAGCGGCTGCTGCTAACAGCCATGAACTTCACTATTTCGTTGACGAGAAAAATGACCAGATTCTCAGACCTTTGCTTAACCTAGAGAAGAAGCGTTTAATTCAAAATTTCTTGGTTGGAGCCAAGTATCACTTTGGAAGTGGTTCCGCATTGCAAAAGAGAGGCTTCCCTTGCGATAAAGTAGACTGTGCTAAATTAGACAAAATTCTTCCACAAGGAGATCAGGTTTACGACGCTTCTTTCTGGGATAGcttgaaatcaaagaagGGCGGTAAAGGAAAAGAGGACgacaaagaagatgataaagaagatgaacCTTCTTCTACGACGTGTACCTCTGAACCTGTtgaaacaacaaaagatgatgatgattctgaAGAGAAGGTTATAACTAATGTTCTTGAGTGTGACGAAGGTTGTACTACAACTTATGTTGCAACCTCTTataaaccaaagaagaagctcaTGACTACTTGGAAACCAGTTGAAGTCACTATTACCGAAACTTTACCCGCTGGAAAGGGTAAAGGAAAGGTGGTTACCAAAACTGAGACTGAGACTGCAACGGCTACTGAGACCGAGACTGAGCTTGCAGTCGAAACGAAAACTAAAACGCAAACTGCCACTTCAACTACCACTGCCACTCAAAAAACTActgaaacaaaaacacataATGATGTCAAAACAAAGACACATACGAAATGGGAGAAATATCTTAATGTAACTTTGACAGAAACTGAAGAAAAGCCTCTCACTAAAACTGTATTTAAACATTCTAAGACTACAGTAACTGAAACTAATGTTGAAGAGAAAACTAAGACCAGATTTAAACATGATGTGACAACTGTTACTGAAACAGATTTCGAAGTAACCACTAAAACTAAGTTCAAGCATGATGTAACCACTTTCACTGAAACGGAATTGGAGGAAACGACTAAGACGGTTAAAGTTGCCAAGGTGACAACGACGgaatggaagaagaaggtgaagttAGAAACTTCCACAACTACAACCACTCAAGGTCAGCTTATTCCAACAACTGCCACAGTTACCAGTATTGTAGTAAGTTTGATTACAGTGACCGCTGCTGCGCCAGCTAACCAAGCCGCAGCTACTAGGGCAAGATTACCAGCATTGTCAGGAATTGGTTTTGGCGTTTTCAATGCTGAAAATGGTACCCAAACTGACTACATTACGGGTTACTCAACCTCAGAAAACTGGGGTGGTGCCAACAAGACCTCTACTGAGCTTCCTGCATCTACGTCTTGTGACGATGACATCAAAAACGGTACGCTAGAAAATGGCAATGACTCCAAATCATCTAAAGATGGTACTTTCGAGTCATCTTCCTCAACAAACACTAATGCTACCAAATCTTGGGTCATCTCTTGTATTGCCGCATTGGCTGGTATCGTTTTTGTGTTTGCCATTTCTGAAGACCGTGGAAATGCAGCCGGTGTTCAAGAAATGATCAATGCACAGGGCTTCAATCCAAGTGACAGCGACGGCGACGAggatgaagacgatgaagacAAATACGACACTAGTAACGAAGGTGCGGAATACAGTAGCTCAAAGAGAGCCGCCTATTCGGCAGGCAAACATGATGTTCTTGAGTTCGAAGCGGATGAACTGATTGACTCAGATATTCGTCAGTTGCTAAATGCATCTATTCCAAGCGTGAATGAGACAAAGGAGCATTTAGCAACACGTTTAGTTGATGATCCAATTAAGGGTATTGCTGTTGTATAAGATTTATATTGAATTTTATATAGTCGATTAATATATTGAAGCTTGTGTTGGGTATAGAAGCAATAAACGGGGTGTCCTTTAGTGAAGATTTCCCGTTGTAATCAAGTACCTACAGTAAGATCAGAAAGAGTTCCTGTTAAACATTGATTAAGTTTACCGATTTGCCTGTACAAAGAGATATAGAAAGTTTATGAACCAATTTTTATTGgacttttattttttatacTTTCAATATGTAAAAGGGCTCCGACATCtaccctttttttttcatggTATAACTGACATGAAAAAAAGCAtacattatatattatcTAACTTAAAAATGCTTAACCTCATGAGAAGTACAGGATTACAAAGAATTAGATATCCACAGCCTGTCGGTAAGTATACATGTCTTTATTATACCTTATTGGTATTAATCCGCCACCTCAGAGTTACTTCTATCTATAAAAATGGAACTGGAATTAACTACCTCAATTGTCAATGCTTTACATGGACCATATGAAACCAAAGAAGTCcgattgatgatatatccAAACGCCCCATCTGAAGTTAAAGAACCGTTTGTAGTAATACATAGCGAGACACATACTGAgattgttcttttcaaaaaggtCCTGATGAAAATGTTCATGGAATGCCATCATTTGTTTTATCAATGGGAAAGTCTAGATACATACCGCCAGCGGTTAGTTTGTTCAGGATTACTAATAGTGACCACAGAGAATAGGACCGCCCTAAATATGTATTCCAAAATATTAAGTGAGCTCACTGAAACCTCTATACAAAGGGAAGTGCACTTTATCGAATTATTGTTAAGTTGTAATAGAGCCAAATTGaataaatcatcatcattatgGGAATTATATAAAAAGTTGTATTCAGAGTATCAGGGCCGTATTAAGTTTGAAGTTTGGAGAACTATAAAACTATCATGTGATCAGCATTTCGCcaattattattgttgtaaTTTCATAAGGTGGTACTATAATCAATTGGAATATCAGCAGAGAGAAGCATTCataaaacaatatattCAATTTGCGATGGCCCATGTTAGTGACCCATCAATTTGGACCGTCCTCGGTAAAATTCTGCGAAAAAATGATTTGGATTGTATCCTTAACTTTGTAGAAAGCTTACCCGTTACTACATGGCCACCTTTTTCTGCTGTTTTGGAGTTTGCTTCTCGTAATATGGACATAATTCCAATAGTTAAGGAAAGGTGGGAGCAGAAGGAAGGTGTAGTCTTTTATAAAGGAACAGTAATTGTTCCTAAAGAAATA of Kluyveromyces marxianus DMKU3-1042 DNA, complete genome, chromosome 3 contains these proteins:
- the MRPL13 gene encoding mitochondrial 54S ribosomal protein mL50 MRPL13 — its product is MSLYRCVPVVHASRQFSSSAVRTDFMSWFKRNKNKDTSSTTVVNAQPELQKDTKEVINEIESGKTTEVKSSTVTKLSLTDDDFIGVDITTKEKEIRSLKLNNVPFNEWLSEDKVSTTEQLEQILLECYQETFGAVPSEKKLKKPFESLVDKFTYTKLLQSKSGYIIPDYQLTMLQTPVEFKKWFETKVLSGSLAKFKESEPNAIDLSNVKFPPNVYVVPDIKPSVKKQKVKKILEEVNALEAQHEREAIEKAKSEA
- the REC8 gene encoding Rec8p; this encodes MAEVGLRIANDQNIATVWLLSSLGASHNSNVKKREIVKVSIPHACEVLASTQVTIPLRHTGQLLYGVTVCYERKTGFILSDVNSLRDALQRQWIGLKPLGKASNASNSNGKRNIVSNQVITETDNNFLQDDPNFDVMLQLKMNNGLDFLNNLGSNPLDVQNATGGGVTSANKNAIRQDDIWKEIEPGHAQYLSGVSRVPTVNRELGYNPNQEDDEDDLGPIDVELNFQLDDVLTDNESEVANLSTVNSDLGLNYDREVHPEIDLGMPILEEMETSNPQLELMKRRLGLDDEAEYDEMRNFDSLDANSNSRKRQKVSTDCYQRLKVDSSVSLLTDTLRHNHENYVEIMKDLHDKRARKARNDTLNWKSLFSNEYQSPLVMNIYSEVFQAFSSLNLQQGRRGRTMHSTNDGSRSSSILSLEHGRRMEFGDPSSGTDSHRFDINNLPEQVNEYPEDMDIAIDDPQFIELDIPPSSFGKHSTRNHTADSDNLENLRWNTQRRVAYRGETGSGSFVGNSDSISQNTISNTQQQMLIHDRQTEKFYQYISERASEVGKIAVEYSSFSKKFLFEDIIPSKLSQEEDEEVTPVTKRIACNAFMSLLQLATLGKIKIDLYDVNPEDQFETLNGDDIVVYC
- the mug70 gene encoding uncharacterized protein, encoding MSTPKSPIKRSQQESSIPPNSGVSESRKRQTKRDEAIRRKLENDLSKKKSGKSAANAATKKSPHSMKKGKSPSGPGTVLSLYPTEPVICKPSTTVYEAAQLMSARRENCILVVDYDDHDNTEEDSAVTGALLGIFTAKDLAFRVVGAGLKSSSITIDQIMTPHPLCATSDTLASEALNLMVERGFRHLPVIDADSHAIIGVLDITKCYQEAMEKLERMYDHSKKLHDAFNSISNEMGGFSGGNQPFEVVKYFEHLKSVMNGPTLETVLQDESTVPSYVNVKTSVQEAALLMKENHTTAVLVKNELNDVSGIFTSKDVVLRVIAAGLDPRTVSVIRVMTPQPDVAPKTMSIQHALRKMFDGHYLNLPVVDDGEIVGIVEVLKLTYATLSQIHLISDGESMTSQSQKSSMPNTPNKSPVAGPAWNKFWNGFDLMTDTSSVHSESIFSNGPPEISQTELDQFQLENSMHLNDSVSFVNEEASSLVGSSHITSQTDIRTALQSFKFKSLSNNRTHRVSLRPIEGVSKLLELIGEKLGSSDEIDILYVDDENDLVSITHDQDLIDCVLVHKNMNLDKIDLLVHYKFETVPQEAVTKLIQNRFSKNTRANPKQSSNFIPGISNETLLPAVIFALGASIAVIFSLARKR
- the ECM9 gene encoding Ecm9p produces the protein MELELTTSIVNALHGPYETKEVRLMIYPNAPSEVKEPFVVIHSETHTEIVLFKKVLMKMFMECHHLFYQWESLDTYRQRLVCSGLLIVTTENRTALNMYSKILSELTETSIQREVHFIELLLSCNRAKLNKSSSLWELYKKLYSEYQGRIKFEVWRTIKLSCDQHFANYYCCNFIRWYYNQLEYQQREAFIKQYIQFAMAHVSDPSIWTVLGKILRKNDLDCILNFVESLPVTTWPPFSAVLEFASRNMDIIPIVKERWEQKEGVVFYKGTVIVPKEIEDDLNLRTQYLHDGWKSLLLIKLGHLM
- the RSC4 gene encoding Rsc4p; this encodes MGSKRSRSEEVGEEKEAKRNYVPRYTPGKRPRSGSLPKVDYVHPLDPTEELIVDQEWTIPKLNLFIAFTLDNLVEAHRTLFKHFIKLPSRKFHPQYYYKIDQPISINEIKSRDYEYSGGETKFLLDCELIYKNCLSYNDPDSLIVKNAQQVVFFIKNEVLKVKNATKNYLVNEDVKKRLLDILDILLNVTDRKMANILEEGDGSTGDNGSNSNLDDTLKICEPFLELVDKDEYPEYEEVIEHPNSLNLVKSNLEHGYYHKIYDFVTDVNITFQNALIFNDEDTTIYSDASKLLKCFNVLIRKKFFPELESAREKGEITLEYDKIEYKKFVQEVEEEEPILSDDDETNEEYNHMEGLGNGYNRGPLARDYLLGPSRTNANSDSKTDNAEVEKPAIPLKFNILPVIKKHNIELKKEPLYFNLIRKIQVSSSRSLYEQAIRPLKGLYNDMNKITWFEYIFTDGSLSHENSDYSITLPPKQNSVSIISELAYPISEQNPAIVVVNKDRVNPIPVLNGDAFDEKKARYDIKLTEGTNRVIFSIRNNVRNVTETVKFWINVLP
- the MEH1 gene encoding Meh1p; protein product: MGNVLSCCFGHDEESDPLLQEQSGYGSQAQLDFNEMEQRQKESIRQRERELTEIVNSTNDKLIDIGMISNSGIVASSHDLDSGSINGPISQSQSRNNNISSANPPLTPASTSKITNEVKCSLKQFHEKYFETLKKNFTITYNKPLVTDIQT